A window of the Leptospira brenneri genome harbors these coding sequences:
- a CDS encoding ABC transporter permease subunit, producing MWKYFFKRFLLIFPTLLGITFLVFLISHFAPGGPLNSEIAKLKGSGNLAGASTKQISQEEIELIKQRLHLDKPAPVAYLLWLKQIIQFDLGESRLHSRKVSDLIVEKLPVSLFFGLSGFFLTYLICIPLGIQKALKEGSQFDFISSFIIFFTYSLPVFAFAMLLLYLFASGEVFSFFPLGHEVSDFYEDLSFWGKVKDRLTHMFLPVICYVVGSFAVLTLLMKNSLLDQIAKEYVRTAVSKGLSFSDSIFRHAFRNSLIPIATGFGSNLTLIFSGSLFIELVFNIDGMGLLSFEAVRERDTDLMMGLLLAQSFLGLIGKIVSDFCYILIDPRIDFE from the coding sequence ATGTGGAAATATTTTTTCAAACGTTTTTTGCTCATCTTTCCGACCCTACTTGGAATCACTTTCCTTGTTTTTTTGATTTCTCATTTTGCTCCTGGTGGGCCACTCAATAGTGAAATTGCAAAATTAAAAGGTTCAGGCAATTTAGCCGGTGCCTCAACCAAACAAATTTCGCAAGAAGAAATAGAACTAATCAAACAAAGGCTCCACTTAGACAAACCGGCGCCGGTGGCTTATCTACTTTGGTTAAAACAAATCATTCAGTTTGACTTGGGAGAGTCTCGTTTGCACTCACGCAAAGTGTCAGATCTCATTGTAGAAAAACTTCCTGTATCACTTTTTTTTGGACTCTCTGGTTTCTTTTTAACTTATTTGATTTGTATTCCGTTGGGGATTCAAAAGGCCTTAAAAGAAGGAAGTCAGTTTGATTTCATTTCCAGCTTCATTATCTTTTTTACATATTCCCTTCCAGTTTTCGCCTTTGCGATGTTACTTTTATATTTGTTTGCTTCTGGTGAAGTATTTTCCTTTTTTCCGTTAGGACATGAAGTATCGGACTTTTATGAGGATTTGAGTTTTTGGGGGAAGGTAAAAGATCGCCTGACTCATATGTTTTTGCCTGTGATTTGTTATGTGGTAGGTAGTTTTGCTGTTCTCACACTACTTATGAAAAACAGTCTACTGGATCAAATCGCAAAAGAATATGTTCGAACTGCAGTATCAAAAGGACTTAGTTTTTCTGATTCGATTTTTCGACATGCTTTTCGAAATTCTCTTATTCCGATTGCTACTGGTTTTGGAAGTAACTTAACTTTAATTTTTTCAGGATCATTATTTATCGAGTTAGTATTTAATATAGATGGAATGGGACTCCTTAGTTTTGAAGCAGTCAGAGAAAGAGACACAGATCTAATGATGGGATTACTTCTTGCTCAGAGTTTTTTAGGACTGATTGGAAAAATCGTCTCAGATTTTTGTTATATACTCATCGACCCGAGGATTGATTTCGAATGA
- the nadA gene encoding quinolinate synthase NadA — MSLVTKDQLVQKLNPIYLPHEIEERIIPLAEEINRLKKEKNAVILGHNYMTPDVFWGVSDIIGDSLYLSKMAKETKTDMILFNGVHFMAETAKILSPEKKVLIADLKAGCSLAEAITREDVKALKAKYPGVPVVTYVNCSAEVKAETDVCCTSANALQIVNAVEGDTVIFLPDEYLAGNVRNHTTKTIISHPGRCMVHEMYTPEDIKSAKRLFSGDLTVITHPECHEDVVKEADFSGSTSQMVDFIKQSKTNKIMLVTECSMGDNLRAEFPEKEFVSTCQTCPHMKKITLEKVRDALLKEQYEIFLDEEVIRLAQKSVNRMLELSYKK; from the coding sequence ATGTCATTAGTCACTAAAGACCAATTGGTCCAAAAATTAAATCCTATTTATCTTCCGCATGAAATTGAAGAAAGGATCATTCCTCTCGCCGAAGAAATCAATCGTCTCAAAAAAGAAAAAAATGCTGTGATCCTTGGTCATAATTATATGACTCCTGATGTGTTTTGGGGTGTGTCCGATATCATTGGAGACTCTTTGTATCTTTCCAAAATGGCAAAGGAAACTAAGACAGATATGATTCTTTTTAATGGAGTTCATTTTATGGCAGAAACTGCCAAAATTCTATCTCCAGAAAAAAAAGTATTAATTGCTGATCTGAAAGCTGGTTGTTCACTCGCAGAAGCCATCACAAGAGAGGATGTGAAAGCTCTCAAAGCAAAATACCCTGGTGTTCCTGTTGTTACTTATGTGAACTGTTCGGCGGAAGTGAAGGCCGAAACCGATGTTTGTTGTACTTCAGCTAATGCTTTGCAAATCGTGAATGCTGTGGAAGGGGATACTGTGATTTTTTTGCCGGATGAATATTTGGCAGGGAATGTTCGCAATCATACGACAAAAACCATCATTTCTCACCCTGGTCGTTGTATGGTTCACGAAATGTATACACCAGAAGACATTAAGTCCGCAAAACGATTGTTTTCTGGTGATTTGACTGTGATCACTCATCCTGAATGCCATGAAGATGTTGTGAAAGAAGCAGATTTTTCTGGATCCACTTCGCAAATGGTGGATTTCATTAAACAAAGTAAAACAAATAAAATTATGTTGGTAACCGAATGTTCGATGGGAGACAACCTTCGGGCAGAGTTTCCTGAAAAGGAATTTGTTTCTACATGCCAAACTTGTCCCCACATGAAAAAAATTACTTTGGAAAAAGTAAGAGATGCACTTCTCAAAGAACAGTATGAGATCTTTTTGGATGAAGAAGTGATTCGTCTTGCTCAGAAATCCGTAAATAGAATGTTAGAATTGAGTTATAAAAAGTAG
- a CDS encoding SpoIIE family protein phosphatase produces the protein MYQRENHLSRHTNPFPEILDDTIYIRILKDPNYWISQDLEDKIIQIIAQSLDISGILYHLGTESLITNAYDLLPLDDSRIDLEEMIQRLPILIGRLTRAVYLNVKPISEHKVLFVFKYLPEYQEKWYDAVFFQGMLNGLAVLFELKTFKIRMTQTRLFGIHIAHKELGDDIQFGAESNEYELEWSEDSLFLSRSRLTKDDVSNRHRVLVTSRSDSQLEEISIVDVKDVVRRSRELAIENRDLEAAVEVLKSFKQELEKKQLSMAKDLRLAKNIQKGLIPEIIPDWNGIQFWTGFTPMQEVSGDYYDYFPYNVHKLGVAVCDVSGHGVPAAFITALSKLLFSNYKKTKPSETFKLINRELLDLVKQQGYTTCVYVLIHDDYKVLYSIAGHPRPILFRAKTNRAEICEGDGTFLGMFPDAGETFLDFQIQLEPGDKLFLYTDGLTEAENDKGNAFGESKLIQIIESCAEKSIQETVETIMTIHKEFTMGTDPMDDITLLGLQLSPRLPEFNIIKTKGDEAYRKKEFQNAVSYYEKAHQILPRELETQLLYGKALAYSGSFEKAIQLLESYNKFKTNHFKSHSVLGYCYYQMEMFEKAELEWKKAHSIDDSNLSNLYNLAQVYRKLNEKKKMKDVIEKMKRIEKTYLHILPLEKKWESLPDE, from the coding sequence GTGTACCAACGAGAAAATCATCTATCACGCCATACCAATCCGTTTCCTGAAATTTTAGATGATACCATTTACATTCGAATTTTGAAAGATCCCAATTATTGGATTTCGCAAGATCTGGAAGATAAAATCATTCAAATCATTGCCCAGTCTTTGGATATTTCAGGCATTTTGTACCATCTGGGAACGGAAAGTCTGATCACCAATGCTTATGATTTATTACCTCTTGACGATTCGCGAATTGATTTAGAAGAAATGATCCAACGGTTGCCGATTTTGATAGGCCGGCTAACGCGTGCAGTTTATTTGAATGTAAAACCAATTTCTGAACATAAAGTATTATTTGTATTCAAGTATTTACCTGAGTACCAAGAGAAGTGGTATGACGCTGTTTTTTTTCAGGGTATGCTTAACGGTCTTGCCGTTCTTTTTGAACTTAAAACTTTTAAGATTCGAATGACCCAAACTAGGCTTTTTGGGATTCATATCGCACATAAAGAGTTAGGTGATGATATTCAGTTTGGAGCTGAATCGAATGAATATGAGTTGGAATGGTCAGAAGATAGTTTGTTTTTGTCTAGGTCTCGTTTGACTAAAGATGATGTTAGCAACCGACATAGAGTTTTAGTCACTTCTAGGTCAGACTCTCAATTGGAAGAAATTTCCATTGTGGATGTCAAAGACGTAGTGCGAAGGTCAAGAGAACTTGCCATTGAAAATCGAGATTTGGAAGCTGCGGTTGAAGTATTAAAATCATTCAAACAAGAGTTGGAAAAAAAACAACTCTCTATGGCAAAAGACTTACGGCTTGCAAAGAACATTCAAAAAGGACTCATCCCGGAAATCATTCCTGATTGGAATGGGATTCAGTTTTGGACTGGATTTACCCCTATGCAAGAAGTCAGCGGTGATTATTACGATTATTTTCCATACAATGTACATAAACTAGGTGTTGCTGTTTGTGATGTGTCTGGCCATGGGGTTCCGGCCGCTTTTATCACCGCATTATCAAAGTTATTGTTTTCGAATTATAAAAAAACAAAACCATCTGAAACATTTAAACTCATCAATCGAGAACTATTGGATTTAGTCAAACAACAAGGATATACAACCTGTGTTTATGTTTTAATCCATGATGACTACAAGGTTTTATACTCCATCGCTGGACATCCAAGGCCCATTTTGTTTCGAGCAAAAACAAATAGAGCTGAAATTTGCGAAGGGGATGGGACATTTCTTGGAATGTTTCCTGATGCTGGTGAAACCTTTTTGGATTTCCAAATCCAATTGGAACCAGGAGATAAATTGTTTTTATACACGGATGGACTCACTGAGGCAGAAAATGATAAAGGCAACGCATTTGGGGAATCAAAACTCATTCAAATCATAGAATCTTGTGCTGAAAAATCCATCCAGGAAACAGTGGAAACCATAATGACCATTCATAAAGAATTTACTATGGGAACTGATCCGATGGATGATATCACTCTTCTTGGACTTCAATTATCTCCCAGACTCCCTGAGTTTAATATCATCAAAACAAAAGGTGACGAAGCGTACAGAAAAAAAGAATTTCAAAATGCTGTGAGTTATTATGAAAAGGCTCATCAAATTTTACCTAGAGAATTGGAGACCCAACTTTTGTATGGAAAGGCCCTTGCCTATAGCGGAAGTTTTGAAAAAGCAATTCAACTGTTAGAATCTTATAATAAATTCAAAACCAATCATTTTAAATCACATTCTGTTTTGGGATATTGTTATTACCAAATGGAAATGTTTGAAAAAGCAGAACTCGAATGGAAAAAAGCGCATTCCATCGATGACTCAAATTTATCTAATTTATATAACTTGGCACAAGTTTATAGGAAATTAAATGAAAAGAAAAAAATGAAAGATGTCATCGAAAAGATGAAACGAATTGAAAAAACATACCTTCATATCCTTCCACTTGAAAAGAAGTGGGAGTCTCTTCCCGATGAATAG
- the ispF gene encoding 2-C-methyl-D-erythritol 2,4-cyclodiphosphate synthase: MFRVGNGIDFHKLIHEPFRPLILAGVEVKSEFALLGHSDADVVLHAVADAILGALALGDIGVHFPDTDPQYKNMNSSRIVEKCLELISEKKFKLVNVDCTYVGDHPKISPIRAELNASLANITKLPLDCVSIKATTSEGMGSLGRSEGVMVMATVLLESTKAKS, translated from the coding sequence ATGTTTAGAGTTGGAAACGGAATCGATTTTCATAAATTAATCCATGAACCTTTTCGTCCACTAATCCTTGCGGGAGTAGAGGTAAAATCAGAATTTGCACTTCTTGGTCATAGTGATGCCGATGTGGTTTTACATGCAGTAGCAGATGCTATTCTTGGAGCTCTGGCACTAGGTGATATTGGTGTACACTTTCCTGATACAGATCCTCAATACAAAAACATGAATTCTTCTCGTATTGTTGAAAAATGTCTGGAACTGATCTCTGAGAAAAAATTCAAATTAGTGAATGTGGATTGTACTTATGTGGGTGATCATCCAAAAATTAGTCCTATCCGCGCAGAGTTGAATGCTTCTTTGGCAAATATCACAAAACTTCCGTTAGATTGTGTTTCCATTAAAGCCACCACATCAGAAGGAATGGGTAGCCTTGGACGTAGCGAAGGAGTGATGGTAATGGCTACTGTTTTACTCGAAAGTACAAAGGCAAAATCTTAG
- a CDS encoding penicillin-binding protein activator LpoB, translating to MKQILFSFLLVGFLFQCSSSPKRLDNADDYISDSGGLTSQELVKAADKLAGQIGEYFKENPHEEGVFVAHFPTRNDTSEQIQTELFDNAFVSKLIKGKIYTVRTKTREQSLNEIQFSLSGLTSNRLSIGKLKSPNFFVRCEINENMFTSDGEKIVEQSINIELVEVETTIAVWSEKVSYRKLAVRGNKGVSW from the coding sequence ATGAAACAAATTCTTTTCTCGTTTCTCTTAGTAGGATTCTTATTCCAATGCAGTAGCAGTCCCAAACGACTCGACAACGCTGATGATTATATCTCCGACTCAGGTGGGCTCACTAGCCAAGAATTGGTGAAAGCTGCCGATAAACTGGCAGGCCAAATTGGGGAGTATTTCAAAGAAAACCCACACGAAGAAGGTGTTTTTGTTGCCCACTTCCCTACTCGTAACGATACATCAGAACAAATCCAAACAGAACTTTTTGACAACGCCTTTGTTTCGAAACTCATCAAAGGAAAAATTTATACAGTTCGCACAAAAACAAGAGAGCAGTCTCTCAATGAAATTCAATTCAGTTTGTCTGGACTCACTTCCAACAGACTATCCATTGGAAAACTCAAATCTCCAAACTTCTTTGTTCGTTGCGAGATTAACGAAAACATGTTTACCTCTGATGGAGAAAAAATCGTAGAACAATCCATCAACATCGAACTTGTAGAAGTAGAAACAACAATTGCCGTTTGGTCTGAAAAAGTATCCTACCGCAAACTAGCCGTTCGAGGAAATAAAGGGGTTAGCTGGTAA
- the ftsA gene encoding cell division protein FtsA, with protein MSYDDAPIITALDLGSSLVKVVIGRLVGDHEIEIIGTGVYPSAGIKNGSIVNVETTTKSIIEAFGDAELMAGQEVNAVVVNVSGKSVYGFNEKGIIAVTNRERIVSETDIMRVVEAAQAVHVPNDQQVIHVLTKEFKVDDQVNIKDPIGMTGVRLEAEVHIVSCGNTALNNIDRCVEQAGLLQVDRVLSSLASSEAILTSGEKDLGTAVIDIGAGICDIIIYVDGGIAFSSVVPFGGFHITSDISIGLKTTVETAEVIKKRYGHTRIDMVDPTEKFEIPSISGRPARSVFRQELVEILEPRVREILEMIDHELVRSGFKSSLAGGVILTGGTSLLQGIEATAEEVLRLSVGRAKPAGLSGLVDKIASPEYATAVGLIKYSSKIQNLEQRNMHSGSDSDGWMKKVRRWMENNL; from the coding sequence ATGAGCTATGATGATGCACCTATCATAACGGCCTTGGATTTAGGATCCTCTCTTGTGAAAGTTGTCATTGGACGACTGGTCGGGGATCATGAGATCGAAATCATTGGAACGGGAGTTTATCCTTCTGCTGGAATCAAAAATGGTTCTATTGTCAATGTAGAAACAACAACTAAGTCCATCATTGAAGCATTTGGTGATGCCGAACTGATGGCTGGCCAAGAAGTGAATGCTGTAGTGGTTAATGTTTCTGGAAAGTCGGTGTATGGATTCAATGAAAAAGGAATCATTGCTGTTACTAACAGAGAACGAATTGTATCTGAAACAGATATTATGCGAGTGGTGGAAGCAGCACAAGCAGTTCATGTTCCAAACGACCAACAAGTTATTCATGTCCTCACAAAAGAATTCAAAGTAGATGATCAGGTCAATATCAAAGATCCAATAGGGATGACAGGGGTTCGTTTAGAAGCTGAAGTACATATAGTATCCTGTGGAAACACAGCCCTGAATAATATTGATCGTTGCGTAGAACAAGCAGGTCTTTTGCAAGTAGACCGAGTTTTATCCAGCCTTGCTTCTTCGGAAGCCATACTCACTTCAGGTGAAAAAGATTTGGGAACTGCCGTCATCGATATTGGGGCCGGAATCTGCGACATTATCATTTATGTAGATGGGGGAATTGCCTTTTCCTCAGTAGTTCCTTTTGGTGGATTTCATATCACTAGCGATATTTCCATTGGTTTAAAAACCACTGTAGAAACAGCGGAAGTCATCAAAAAAAGGTATGGCCACACTCGGATTGATATGGTCGATCCAACAGAGAAGTTTGAAATTCCTTCGATTTCAGGAAGGCCTGCACGTTCAGTATTTCGCCAGGAACTTGTAGAGATTTTAGAACCAAGGGTTCGTGAAATTTTAGAGATGATTGATCATGAACTGGTTCGTTCAGGGTTTAAGTCAAGTTTGGCGGGAGGAGTGATCCTGACAGGAGGAACTTCTCTTTTACAAGGGATTGAAGCCACAGCCGAAGAAGTTTTACGGTTGTCAGTGGGTCGTGCCAAACCTGCGGGACTCAGTGGCCTTGTGGATAAAATTGCATCCCCTGAATATGCTACTGCCGTTGGCCTAATTAAATACAGTTCAAAAATACAAAACCTAGAACAAAGAAACATGCATTCCGGATCTGATTCAGACGGTTGGATGAAGAAGGTTCGTCGTTGGATGGAGAATAATCTCTAA
- a CDS encoding carotenoid 1,2-hydratase yields MNRIIILLLSVWFFHFSFPKDHSFHSDYGLEWCYFVGHLESESGNLYGYELSFFRLKFSDGKDWNPEVFPVHFAISDFSSQKYKNSQTIKRTIGGLAGYTDQTIYSGDYRLEIISKDKFHIFARSKSKDLSLDLELQGNGKILIHGKDGISIKSNRNPNIFSYYYSYPRLKTSGKISMYGKLEKIVSGNSWMDHEWSEKNAKSIPTLATGDTSWDWICLSDEFGGDYVFFRFRESQEVPPEIFGTYRDPKGKLTSWTEPGQIKMEFVGSFWKSPKTKIEYPLHWKIQYPGGEWMVSPIFNEQEFDGTKSTATIYWEGGVVAIDSKEKKSAKGYLELKGYKKPKLWWEF; encoded by the coding sequence ATGAATAGAATTATCATTTTATTATTATCAGTTTGGTTTTTTCATTTTAGTTTTCCGAAAGATCATAGTTTTCATTCCGATTATGGACTGGAGTGGTGTTATTTTGTTGGTCATTTAGAATCCGAATCTGGAAATCTTTATGGTTATGAATTGTCGTTTTTTCGATTAAAGTTTTCTGACGGCAAAGATTGGAATCCAGAAGTATTCCCTGTTCATTTTGCGATTTCTGATTTTTCTTCCCAAAAGTATAAAAATTCTCAAACCATTAAACGAACCATAGGTGGACTTGCGGGATATACGGATCAAACTATTTATAGTGGGGATTATCGTTTAGAAATCATTTCTAAAGATAAGTTCCATATTTTTGCACGATCAAAATCGAAAGATCTTAGTTTGGATTTAGAACTGCAAGGAAATGGGAAAATTTTAATTCATGGCAAAGATGGAATTTCTATTAAATCCAATCGTAACCCAAATATATTTTCATATTACTATAGTTATCCGAGATTAAAAACTTCGGGAAAAATATCCATGTATGGGAAGTTGGAAAAAATAGTTTCGGGAAATTCTTGGATGGACCATGAATGGAGTGAAAAAAATGCAAAGTCTATTCCTACACTTGCCACGGGAGATACTAGTTGGGATTGGATTTGTTTGTCGGATGAATTCGGAGGAGATTATGTTTTTTTTCGGTTTCGTGAATCGCAAGAAGTTCCTCCCGAAATTTTTGGAACGTACAGAGATCCCAAAGGGAAACTCACTTCCTGGACAGAACCAGGCCAAATCAAAATGGAGTTTGTCGGTTCTTTTTGGAAAAGTCCAAAGACAAAAATAGAATACCCCCTCCATTGGAAAATTCAATACCCAGGTGGCGAATGGATGGTTTCTCCTATTTTCAATGAACAAGAGTTTGATGGAACTAAATCAACAGCAACTATCTATTGGGAAGGTGGAGTGGTGGCCATAGATTCTAAAGAAAAAAAGTCCGCCAAGGGATATTTAGAATTGAAAGGTTATAAAAAACCGAAACTATGGTGGGAGTTCTAA
- the ftsZ gene encoding cell division protein FtsZ, translating to MLYLEEEKTSPAIIKVIGVGGGGMNAVTRMVHSKMTGVDFIVMNTDEQVLLKSPVEVKIQLGNKVTRGMGAGGDPELGEKAALEDKERIVSALKGADMVFVTAGMGGGTGTGAAPIIAAIAKEMKCLVVGVVTVPFSFEGKRRAELAKQGIDQLRANVDTLITIRNDSIFQVVDKNTPVDMAFRVIDDILLNGVRGISDIINHPGIINVDFADVKTIMKDTGDAILGVGEGRGETRVSEAVEQAINNTLLEDSSIQGAKSLLINVTGGNDLTIHEWNEVSQIITAQADPDANIIIGLNEDGSLSDQIRVTVIATGFNKKGKQYQREQKVVGSEESISPMVYIRKSEEKESGFGKDVDSTRSIRQTNRGFSSQKQNSPFQNYGEDYDIPAFLRRKTD from the coding sequence ATGTTGTACCTAGAAGAAGAAAAAACAAGCCCCGCAATCATTAAAGTCATTGGAGTTGGTGGCGGTGGAATGAACGCCGTCACTCGTATGGTTCATTCTAAAATGACAGGTGTTGACTTTATTGTGATGAACACCGACGAACAAGTGTTACTAAAATCACCAGTAGAAGTTAAAATCCAGTTAGGTAATAAAGTAACAAGAGGGATGGGTGCCGGTGGTGATCCGGAACTCGGAGAAAAAGCAGCCCTGGAAGATAAGGAACGAATTGTATCGGCACTCAAAGGTGCAGATATGGTTTTTGTCACTGCGGGAATGGGTGGAGGAACCGGAACTGGGGCCGCTCCTATTATTGCAGCGATTGCCAAAGAAATGAAATGTTTGGTTGTGGGTGTAGTCACAGTTCCATTTTCTTTTGAAGGAAAACGTAGAGCTGAACTTGCTAAACAAGGAATTGATCAACTTCGTGCAAATGTAGACACTCTCATTACGATCCGTAATGACTCTATCTTTCAAGTGGTGGATAAAAATACTCCTGTAGATATGGCATTCCGTGTGATCGACGATATCTTGTTAAATGGTGTTCGTGGGATTAGTGACATCATCAACCATCCAGGAATCATCAATGTAGATTTTGCTGATGTAAAAACCATTATGAAAGATACTGGGGATGCGATTTTAGGTGTGGGTGAGGGACGTGGAGAAACTCGCGTGAGTGAAGCTGTAGAACAGGCCATCAATAATACACTTTTGGAAGACTCAAGCATCCAAGGGGCTAAGTCCCTTCTTATCAATGTAACTGGGGGAAATGATCTTACCATTCATGAATGGAATGAAGTTTCACAAATCATTACTGCACAAGCAGATCCCGACGCGAATATCATCATTGGACTAAACGAAGACGGATCCCTATCGGATCAAATTCGAGTGACAGTGATTGCCACTGGATTTAACAAAAAGGGAAAACAATACCAGAGAGAACAAAAGGTTGTGGGTTCCGAAGAATCCATTTCTCCAATGGTTTACATCAGAAAGTCAGAAGAAAAAGAATCTGGATTTGGAAAGGATGTGGATTCGACTCGCTCCATCCGCCAAACGAACCGAGGATTTTCTTCTCAAAAACAAAACTCCCCGTTTCAAAACTACGGAGAGGATTACGACATTCCTGCTTTTCTAAGAAGAAAGACTGATTAA
- a CDS encoding ABC transporter permease subunit has product MNFISNPANLRKWEKFKKNKRAYYSMLILLYTYILSLFSPLLINNKPLFILYEGSISFPIFSFYPETKFGGANLTEPNYKKLNKEPRFSNSSNVMVFPPIPFGVNEDNLESLEEGTNPPSKPTLKHWMGTDDRGRDVFTRIIYGYRLAMTFSLILIIVEIFLASFIGGVQGYFVGRLDLFLQRIIEILSAIPFLYLILIMGSFFGRGFFVLIVTYGSLSWIGLSYYMRGEFLKLRKQQFVDAAKTLGASSFSIIMRHLLPNSITPLVTFLPFILISAISVLSALDFLGYGIPAPNPSWGELIGQGRERLTAWWLITFPSVALFLTILFSAFVGEGLRDAFDPKDKVVYK; this is encoded by the coding sequence ATGAATTTTATTTCAAACCCGGCAAACTTGCGTAAGTGGGAAAAGTTTAAAAAGAATAAACGTGCTTATTACTCGATGTTGATTCTTCTTTATACTTATATTTTATCTTTGTTTTCTCCACTTCTTATTAACAATAAACCTCTGTTTATTTTGTATGAAGGGAGTATTTCCTTTCCTATTTTTAGTTTTTATCCAGAAACAAAATTTGGGGGAGCCAATCTCACAGAACCCAATTATAAAAAATTAAATAAAGAACCAAGATTTTCTAATTCTTCCAATGTGATGGTATTTCCACCCATTCCCTTTGGAGTGAACGAAGATAATTTAGAAAGTTTAGAGGAAGGGACAAATCCACCTTCTAAACCGACACTCAAACATTGGATGGGAACCGATGACAGGGGCAGAGATGTGTTCACTCGTATCATATATGGATACAGACTTGCTATGACTTTTAGTTTGATCTTAATCATTGTGGAGATCTTTCTTGCTTCCTTTATTGGTGGGGTTCAAGGTTATTTTGTAGGGAGACTAGATCTGTTTTTACAACGAATCATTGAAATTCTTTCTGCTATTCCTTTCCTGTATCTCATTTTAATTATGGGGTCTTTTTTTGGGCGTGGGTTTTTTGTTCTCATTGTGACGTATGGATCACTTAGTTGGATAGGTCTTAGTTATTATATGAGAGGAGAATTTTTAAAACTACGCAAACAACAGTTTGTCGATGCAGCAAAAACTTTGGGTGCTTCTTCTTTCTCTATCATCATGCGTCATTTATTACCAAATTCGATCACTCCTCTTGTTACTTTTTTACCTTTTATTTTAATCTCTGCCATCTCTGTTTTATCAGCCCTTGATTTTTTGGGTTATGGAATTCCGGCTCCTAATCCTTCTTGGGGAGAACTCATTGGGCAAGGAAGGGAGAGGCTCACTGCTTGGTGGTTGATTACTTTTCCTTCGGTAGCCCTTTTTCTCACCATTTTATTTTCAGCATTTGTTGGAGAAGGGTTACGAGATGCCTTTGATCCTAAGGATAAGGTGGTTTACAAATGA